In a genomic window of Oncorhynchus keta strain PuntledgeMale-10-30-2019 chromosome 26, Oket_V2, whole genome shotgun sequence:
- the LOC118358808 gene encoding tryptophan 5-hydroxylase 1-like isoform X2, whose protein sequence is MLLRILLTGGQRQQVSRAVSSILAEGNMMNKSTFTKIEECRTEKKNAPSDGRAAIVFSLKNEVGGLVKALKLFQENHVNLVHIESRKSKRRNSEFEIFVDCDSDHEQLNEIIQLLRKHVNVVDMDPPDNSCLPEEDIENVPWFPKKISDLDKCANRVLMYGSDLYADHPGFKDNVYRRRRKHFADLAMNYRHGDPIPRIEFTEEELATWAVVYRELNKLYPTHACREYLKNLPLLAKHCECREDNIPQLEDVSRFLRERTGFTIRPVAGYLSPRDFLAGLAFRVFHCTQYVRHSSDPLYTPEPDTCHELLGHVPLLAEPSFAQFSQEIGLASLGASDESIQTLATCYFFTVEFGLCKQEGKLRAYGAGLLSSISELQHALSGNAVIMPFDPKVTCKQECIITTFQDVYFVSDSFEEAKVKMREFAKTIKRPFTVRYNPYTQSVDVLKDTPSINSVVEELRHDLDIVGDALSRLNKHLGV, encoded by the exons ATGCTGCTACGGATTCTACTGACTGGGGGCCAACGACAACAGGTTTCCCGCGCTGTCTCGTCCATATTAGCTGAGGGAAATATG ATGAACAAATCAACCTTCACAAAGATTGAAGAATGCAGAACAGAGAAAAAGAACGCGCCGTCAGACGGCCGAGCAGCGATTGTCTTCTCACTCAAGAATGAAGTCGGAGGACTAGTGAAGGCGCTGAAACTTTTCCAG GAAAACCACGTCAATCTTGTCCACATAGAATCCAGAAAATCGAAAAGACGTAACTCTGAATTTGAGATCTTCGTGGACTGTGACAGCGATCACGAGCAGCTCAACGAGATCATTCAGCTGCTACGTAAGCACGTTAACGTAGTGGACATGGACCCTCCTGATAACTCCTGTTTACCTGAAGAAG ATATAGAAAATGTCCCCTGGTTCCCCAAGAAGATCTCAGATCTGGACAAGTGTGCGAACCGGGTTCTGATGTACGGATCAGACTTGTATGCTGACCATCCG GGCTTCAAGGACAACGTCTACAGAAGGAGGAGGAAGCATTTCGCTGATCTCGCCATGAACTACAGACA TGGGGATCCTATCCCTCGTATAGAGTTTACAGAGGAGGAGTTGGCGACGTGGGCGGTGGTGTACCGGGAGCTCAACAAGCTGTACCCTACCCACGCCTGTAGAGAGTACCTGAAGAATCTGCCTCTACTGGCCAAACACTGTGAATGTAGAGAGGATAACATACCCCAGCTAGAGGACGTGTCACGCTTCCTTAGAG AGCGGACAGGCTTTACCATCAGGCCTGTGGCAGGTTACCTTTCCCCCAGAGACTTCCTAGCTGGTCTGGCCTTCCGTGTGTTCCACTGTACCCAGTATGTCCGACACAGCTCCGATCCCCTCTACACACCAGAGCC AGACACATGCCATGAATTGTTGGGTCACGTCCCGTTGCTGGCTGAGCCCAGCTTCGCCCAGTTCTCCCAGGAGATAGGCCTGGCTTCCCTCGGAGCTTCAGATGAATCCATACAGACCCTGGCCACT tgttatttctTCACGGTGGAGTTCGGCCTGTGTAAACAGGAGGGGAAGCTGAGAGCGTACGGAGCAGGCCTGCTGTCCTCCATCAGTGAACTCCAG cATGCTCTGTCTGGTAACGCCGTCATCATGCCCTTTGACCCCAAGGTCACATGTAAACAAGAGTGCATCATCACCACATTTCAGGACGTCTACTTTGTGTCCGACAGCTTTGAGGAGGCCAAAGTCAAGATGAG GGAGTTTGCCAAGACGATCAAGCGCCCGTTTACGGTGCGATATAACCCCTACACCCAGAGTGTGGACGTTCTGAAGGACACTCCCAGCATTAACAGCGTGGTGGAGGAGCTGAGACACGACCTGGACATCGTGGGCGACGCCCTCAGCCGGCTTAACAAACACCTGGGAGTCTGA
- the LOC118358808 gene encoding tryptophan 5-hydroxylase 1-like isoform X1, protein MYSNKIVGPRRGRSFDSMNIGNEEKILNNEMNKSTFTKIEECRTEKKNAPSDGRAAIVFSLKNEVGGLVKALKLFQENHVNLVHIESRKSKRRNSEFEIFVDCDSDHEQLNEIIQLLRKHVNVVDMDPPDNSCLPEEDIENVPWFPKKISDLDKCANRVLMYGSDLYADHPGFKDNVYRRRRKHFADLAMNYRHGDPIPRIEFTEEELATWAVVYRELNKLYPTHACREYLKNLPLLAKHCECREDNIPQLEDVSRFLRERTGFTIRPVAGYLSPRDFLAGLAFRVFHCTQYVRHSSDPLYTPEPDTCHELLGHVPLLAEPSFAQFSQEIGLASLGASDESIQTLATCYFFTVEFGLCKQEGKLRAYGAGLLSSISELQHALSGNAVIMPFDPKVTCKQECIITTFQDVYFVSDSFEEAKVKMREFAKTIKRPFTVRYNPYTQSVDVLKDTPSINSVVEELRHDLDIVGDALSRLNKHLGV, encoded by the exons GAG ATGAACAAATCAACCTTCACAAAGATTGAAGAATGCAGAACAGAGAAAAAGAACGCGCCGTCAGACGGCCGAGCAGCGATTGTCTTCTCACTCAAGAATGAAGTCGGAGGACTAGTGAAGGCGCTGAAACTTTTCCAG GAAAACCACGTCAATCTTGTCCACATAGAATCCAGAAAATCGAAAAGACGTAACTCTGAATTTGAGATCTTCGTGGACTGTGACAGCGATCACGAGCAGCTCAACGAGATCATTCAGCTGCTACGTAAGCACGTTAACGTAGTGGACATGGACCCTCCTGATAACTCCTGTTTACCTGAAGAAG ATATAGAAAATGTCCCCTGGTTCCCCAAGAAGATCTCAGATCTGGACAAGTGTGCGAACCGGGTTCTGATGTACGGATCAGACTTGTATGCTGACCATCCG GGCTTCAAGGACAACGTCTACAGAAGGAGGAGGAAGCATTTCGCTGATCTCGCCATGAACTACAGACA TGGGGATCCTATCCCTCGTATAGAGTTTACAGAGGAGGAGTTGGCGACGTGGGCGGTGGTGTACCGGGAGCTCAACAAGCTGTACCCTACCCACGCCTGTAGAGAGTACCTGAAGAATCTGCCTCTACTGGCCAAACACTGTGAATGTAGAGAGGATAACATACCCCAGCTAGAGGACGTGTCACGCTTCCTTAGAG AGCGGACAGGCTTTACCATCAGGCCTGTGGCAGGTTACCTTTCCCCCAGAGACTTCCTAGCTGGTCTGGCCTTCCGTGTGTTCCACTGTACCCAGTATGTCCGACACAGCTCCGATCCCCTCTACACACCAGAGCC AGACACATGCCATGAATTGTTGGGTCACGTCCCGTTGCTGGCTGAGCCCAGCTTCGCCCAGTTCTCCCAGGAGATAGGCCTGGCTTCCCTCGGAGCTTCAGATGAATCCATACAGACCCTGGCCACT tgttatttctTCACGGTGGAGTTCGGCCTGTGTAAACAGGAGGGGAAGCTGAGAGCGTACGGAGCAGGCCTGCTGTCCTCCATCAGTGAACTCCAG cATGCTCTGTCTGGTAACGCCGTCATCATGCCCTTTGACCCCAAGGTCACATGTAAACAAGAGTGCATCATCACCACATTTCAGGACGTCTACTTTGTGTCCGACAGCTTTGAGGAGGCCAAAGTCAAGATGAG GGAGTTTGCCAAGACGATCAAGCGCCCGTTTACGGTGCGATATAACCCCTACACCCAGAGTGTGGACGTTCTGAAGGACACTCCCAGCATTAACAGCGTGGTGGAGGAGCTGAGACACGACCTGGACATCGTGGGCGACGCCCTCAGCCGGCTTAACAAACACCTGGGAGTCTGA